A single genomic interval of bacterium harbors:
- a CDS encoding efflux RND transporter permease subunit: protein MMINRWALKRQSAVLALLVFLVIGGLFSYKVLPRESFPDIPIPYVFVTTTYEGVAPEDMEKLVTIPIERKLKGIADVEEIRSTSAEGISTVAVKFLPKVNLDDAVQKVRDKVDQAKADLPADLPDDPVIKEVNFSDIPVIRVVLSGPFSLKRLKTFADELKDRIESIPGVLEARVTGGLQREIHVEFDLDRVAAYNVPFSSLIGAVQKGNVNMPGGSMDIGLGRYLVRVPEDFKHPAEIFSLVAFVQNGKPIYLRDVATIQDSHQDPLTRSRLNGRPSVTVAVLKRSGENIIRITDEVKQVVKEMSSVMPPSLKLDLTSDMSEDVRLMVADLENNIISGLILVLAVIFVFVNARSAIFISFAIPYSMFITFLLLWAMGITLNMVVLFSLVLALGMLVDNGIVIVENIYRHMEEGKGRLQAARDATDEVAWPVITSTLTTLGAFFPMMFWPGIMGKFMYFLPLTGILALSGSLFVALVINPVLSARYQSARPKTSGRAKEGNLPWIKRLYVRSLVWALKHRWVVLGSAVVALGGSGTLFGLLGKGVEFFPEVEPKHAFVYLKAPEGTNLDASDALVSQVEKVVMEYPDIKFVVSNIGSVGGDPFSQGGTGTHINRVALDFVDIHQRSRPSSQVVDEIRNRLTSLVKGAELQVEKEKHGPPTGPPVNIEISGEEIQVLGELAASVRKEIRDIPGLVDLKDNFVKGKPEITIRVDKEKAALLGLDTYTIAYTVKAAVRGAKVGVFREGKEEYDILARLPEKDRHSLESLKRLTISGPKGEPIPLTSVATISLSTGLGAIQRLDQKRVVTISGNVSGRLANDVIRDINSRLQQLQWPRGYRFRFTGEQQEQDKAKDFLSKAFVGAVFLILLILVIQFDSFKIPLVIMSTVLLSLIGVFTGLLLCKMPFGVIMTGIGVISLAGVVVNNAIVLIDYHRQLMERGLGCQEALIQTGLARLRPVLLTAITTILGLLPMATGVSFDFTTFRWDIGGESSQWWGPMAVAVIFGLGISTLLTLILVPVLVSIVYGSGMEKGLSGQSC, encoded by the coding sequence ATGATGATCAACCGATGGGCTCTGAAGCGTCAGTCAGCCGTGCTGGCGCTTTTGGTTTTTCTGGTAATAGGTGGACTTTTCTCTTACAAGGTCCTTCCCAGGGAGTCCTTCCCGGATATCCCCATTCCTTATGTCTTCGTGACCACAACATATGAGGGCGTGGCCCCGGAGGACATGGAGAAGCTTGTCACCATTCCCATAGAAAGAAAGCTAAAGGGAATAGCTGATGTGGAGGAGATCCGCTCCACCTCAGCCGAAGGAATCTCCACCGTGGCTGTGAAGTTTTTGCCCAAGGTCAATCTGGATGACGCTGTCCAAAAGGTACGCGACAAGGTGGATCAGGCCAAAGCTGATCTGCCCGCTGATCTACCCGACGATCCGGTGATCAAGGAGGTTAATTTCTCAGATATCCCGGTGATCAGGGTGGTGCTTTCCGGACCCTTCAGCTTAAAGAGGCTCAAGACCTTCGCAGACGAGCTGAAGGACAGGATAGAGAGTATTCCAGGGGTTCTGGAGGCCAGAGTCACGGGTGGGCTCCAGCGAGAGATACATGTGGAGTTTGATCTGGACAGGGTGGCTGCTTACAACGTGCCTTTCTCAAGCCTCATCGGGGCAGTGCAGAAAGGCAATGTGAACATGCCCGGGGGCAGCATGGACATAGGTCTAGGAAGATATCTGGTGCGGGTGCCCGAGGATTTCAAGCACCCTGCAGAGATATTTTCCCTGGTGGCCTTTGTGCAAAATGGAAAGCCCATATACCTGAGAGATGTGGCCACGATCCAGGACAGTCACCAGGATCCCCTTACAAGGAGTCGTCTCAACGGCCGGCCCAGCGTAACAGTGGCAGTGCTCAAAAGAAGCGGGGAGAACATTATCAGGATCACAGATGAGGTGAAACAGGTGGTAAAGGAGATGAGCTCTGTAATGCCGCCTTCCCTCAAACTGGACCTCACTTCTGACATGTCTGAGGATGTGAGGCTCATGGTGGCTGACCTGGAAAACAACATCATTTCGGGTCTCATACTGGTTCTGGCGGTGATCTTTGTTTTCGTGAATGCTCGCTCGGCTATCTTCATCTCCTTCGCCATTCCATACTCCATGTTCATCACTTTTCTTCTTCTTTGGGCCATGGGTATTACCCTCAACATGGTAGTTCTGTTCTCACTGGTCCTGGCACTGGGCATGCTGGTGGACAACGGAATCGTTATCGTGGAGAACATCTACCGCCACATGGAGGAAGGCAAGGGTCGCCTTCAAGCAGCCAGGGATGCCACGGATGAGGTGGCCTGGCCAGTAATAACCTCCACGCTGACCACCCTGGGAGCTTTCTTTCCCATGATGTTTTGGCCTGGGATAATGGGCAAGTTCATGTACTTTCTTCCCCTGACAGGGATCCTGGCACTTTCGGGCTCGCTCTTTGTGGCACTAGTCATAAATCCTGTGCTCTCTGCCAGGTATCAGTCGGCGAGACCCAAAACCTCTGGCAGGGCCAAGGAAGGAAATCTCCCTTGGATCAAAAGACTCTACGTAAGAAGCCTAGTTTGGGCCTTGAAACACAGATGGGTGGTGCTGGGCAGCGCAGTGGTGGCCTTGGGGGGCTCCGGGACTCTTTTCGGATTATTGGGCAAGGGGGTTGAGTTCTTCCCTGAGGTGGAACCAAAACATGCCTTCGTGTATCTGAAGGCCCCCGAGGGCACCAACCTAGATGCCTCAGATGCACTGGTTTCCCAGGTGGAAAAGGTTGTGATGGAATACCCCGACATAAAATTTGTGGTGAGCAATATCGGCTCAGTGGGCGGGGATCCTTTTTCTCAGGGAGGTACAGGGACCCACATAAACCGGGTAGCCCTGGACTTCGTGGATATCCACCAGCGCAGCAGGCCTTCATCCCAGGTCGTGGATGAGATAAGAAACCGTCTCACATCTCTTGTAAAGGGCGCAGAACTCCAAGTGGAAAAAGAAAAGCACGGCCCTCCCACGGGTCCTCCAGTGAACATAGAGATCTCAGGAGAGGAGATCCAAGTGCTCGGGGAGTTGGCAGCCTCGGTCAGGAAAGAGATCAGGGACATCCCGGGGCTGGTGGATCTAAAGGACAACTTCGTCAAGGGAAAACCCGAGATCACTATCCGAGTGGACAAGGAGAAAGCCGCACTCTTGGGGCTGGACACATACACCATTGCCTACACGGTAAAGGCTGCGGTGCGGGGAGCCAAAGTTGGGGTCTTCAGGGAAGGAAAAGAGGAGTATGATATCTTGGCCAGGCTTCCTGAGAAGGACCGTCATTCCCTGGAAAGCCTAAAGAGACTCACCATATCAGGGCCCAAGGGGGAACCAATTCCCTTGACCAGCGTAGCCACTATATCCCTGAGCACAGGGTTGGGGGCCATACAGCGCCTGGATCAAAAAAGGGTGGTCACAATCTCAGGCAATGTATCGGGAAGACTGGCCAATGATGTGATACGGGACATAAATAGCCGGCTTCAACAACTGCAATGGCCAAGGGGATACAGGTTTCGTTTCACTGGAGAGCAACAAGAGCAGGACAAGGCCAAGGACTTTCTCAGTAAAGCTTTTGTAGGGGCTGTATTCCTGATACTTCTGATCCTTGTGATCCAGTTCGACTCATTCAAGATCCCCCTTGTGATAATGAGCACGGTTTTGCTTTCCCTCATAGGGGTGTTCACAGGTTTGCTCCTGTGCAAAATGCCCTTTGGCGTCATAATGACGGGTATTGGGGTAATAAGCCTGGCAGGAGTGGTGGTGAACAATGCCATAGTTCTCATCGATTACCATCGCCAGCTAATGGAAAGAGGGCTTGGTTGCCAAGAGGCCCTCATCCAGACCGGACTGGCTCGCTTAAGACCCGTGTTGCTTACAGCTATTACCACCATACTGGGGCTCTTGCCCATGGCTACGGGGGTCAGCTTTGATTTCACGACCTTCAGATGGGATATCGGCGGAGAATCCTCCCAATGGTGGGGCCCCATGGCAGTGGCGGTGATATTCGGGCTCGGGATATCCACTCTGCTCACTTTGATCCTGGTTCCAGTGCTTGTTTCCATTGTTTACGGTAGCGGCATGGAAAAGGGCCTATCAGGACAGAGTTGCTGA
- a CDS encoding SDR family oxidoreductase gives MEGKLFDLRGEVALVTGGSKGIGKHLGCLLARHGASVALASRNLEESQDAAQEIKNAGGEAIGVFVDVSRVESVSCMIERVMEWKGRLDVLVNNAGTNVRKPALEFSEQEWDRILDTNLKGAFFCSQAAAKEMIPGGGGRILNVSSAAGGMPVPWLAPYSISKAGLNHLTRILALEWAPYNIRVNGIAPTYIETPLTKQWLSDPKRYEMLRKRSPMRRLATLSDLDGAVLLLVTQASSFITGQTIFVDGGSGAGWALQWETPKDGRPGEDP, from the coding sequence GTGGAAGGTAAGCTTTTTGATCTCAGGGGAGAGGTAGCCCTGGTGACAGGGGGTTCCAAGGGCATAGGGAAACACCTTGGGTGTTTGCTTGCAAGACACGGAGCTTCAGTGGCCTTGGCCAGCCGCAATCTAGAGGAATCTCAGGATGCGGCCCAGGAGATAAAAAATGCTGGTGGGGAGGCCATAGGGGTCTTTGTGGATGTCTCCAGGGTGGAGAGCGTCTCTTGCATGATAGAGAGGGTGATGGAGTGGAAGGGCAGGCTGGATGTGCTTGTGAACAACGCTGGCACCAATGTGAGAAAACCCGCATTGGAATTCTCGGAACAGGAGTGGGACAGGATTCTGGACACCAACTTGAAGGGAGCGTTTTTCTGCTCCCAGGCAGCGGCCAAGGAGATGATTCCCGGAGGAGGCGGCAGGATCCTAAATGTCTCATCCGCTGCGGGCGGTATGCCGGTGCCCTGGCTTGCCCCTTACAGTATAAGCAAGGCAGGCTTGAATCACCTCACCCGAATCCTGGCTCTGGAATGGGCCCCCTATAACATAAGGGTGAACGGGATAGCCCCAACATACATAGAGACTCCCCTGACCAAGCAGTGGCTTAGCGATCCCAAACGTTATGAGATGCTCAGGAAGAGGTCTCCCATGAGAAGACTTGCCACACTCTCGGATCTGGACGGAGCCGTCCTGCTGCTGGTTACCCAGGCATCATCCTTTATCACAGGGCAGACCATCTTTGTGGACGGCGGAAGCGGGGCTGGCTGGGCTCTTCAGTGGGAAACTCCCAAGGATGGGCGGCCAGGAGAAGATCCATGA
- a CDS encoding multiheme c-type cytochrome encodes MGKVWVVAVAVAASVGLLWSGQTSKAAGKGSTSAQPYGATYVGSAKCSTCHKQIYDTFMKSGHPWKVSKVVDGKAPERPFTQIPSPPEGYSWSDISYLIGGYAWKARFMDKKGYIITGKDEKAKTQWNFANPVVGKEAGWVAYNPGKKEMKYDCGPCHTTGYRPTGNQDNLPGIVGTWAEPGIQCEACHGPGSLHAENPYGVKAQVVRDSELCGKCHRRGAVEMVDAKGGFIEHHEQYEELFQSKHVILNCSICHDPHTGVIQLRQANKPTTRTQCTNCHFEKAKYQASDAHKAMEVACIDCHMPRITKSAWGDPARFTGDIRTHMMAIDPDQIGQFTKDGKYALSQLSLDFACRHCHVQGGKASPKSDEELKAKAKGYHRRT; translated from the coding sequence ATGGGCAAGGTTTGGGTGGTGGCAGTGGCAGTGGCCGCTTCGGTCGGACTGTTGTGGTCAGGCCAGACCAGCAAAGCCGCAGGCAAGGGAAGCACCTCGGCCCAACCCTATGGGGCTACTTACGTGGGGTCGGCCAAGTGCAGTACATGCCACAAACAGATTTACGATACCTTCATGAAATCGGGGCATCCATGGAAAGTAAGTAAGGTTGTGGACGGTAAAGCCCCTGAGCGCCCTTTTACTCAAATTCCTTCTCCTCCTGAAGGCTACAGCTGGTCTGACATCTCCTATTTGATCGGGGGTTATGCCTGGAAGGCCCGTTTCATGGACAAGAAAGGTTACATAATTACAGGTAAAGATGAGAAAGCAAAAACTCAGTGGAACTTCGCCAATCCTGTGGTAGGCAAGGAAGCTGGGTGGGTGGCATACAACCCCGGCAAGAAGGAGATGAAGTACGACTGCGGACCCTGTCACACAACTGGATACAGACCCACAGGTAACCAGGACAACCTTCCGGGGATCGTGGGTACCTGGGCTGAGCCGGGCATCCAGTGCGAGGCATGTCACGGGCCTGGAAGCCTCCATGCGGAAAATCCCTATGGGGTAAAGGCTCAGGTGGTGAGGGATTCGGAGCTTTGCGGCAAATGCCACAGGCGTGGTGCGGTGGAGATGGTGGATGCCAAGGGGGGATTCATCGAACACCACGAGCAGTATGAGGAGCTTTTTCAAAGTAAACATGTGATTCTGAATTGTTCGATATGCCATGACCCACACACCGGCGTAATCCAGCTTCGCCAGGCCAACAAGCCCACGACCCGAACCCAGTGCACCAACTGCCACTTCGAGAAAGCCAAGTATCAGGCCTCGGATGCCCACAAGGCCATGGAGGTGGCCTGCATCGATTGCCACATGCCTAGGATTACCAAGAGCGCCTGGGGGGATCCCGCTAGGTTTACTGGTGACATTCGTACCCATATGATGGCCATTGACCCGGATCAGATAGGCCAGTTCACCAAGGACGGAAAATACGCCCTTTCGCAGTTGTCATTGGACTTTGCCTGCAGACACTGCCATGTGCAGGGGGGCAAGGCCTCACCCAAGAGCGACGAGGAACTCAAGGCCAAGGCCAAAGGGTATCACAGGCGGACATAA
- a CDS encoding AsnC family transcriptional regulator → MPKSKIPLTELDRRIIRILQDDLPLVEAPYEVIARGLGVSQEELLERIRRMKQTGVLRRFGATLRHQKVGYVANAMSAWVVPPERLEEVGKLLASYEQVTHCYERPPGPNLPYNLYAMIHGKDPQDCKRIAQEVAHLTGLNEYVLLFSNKENKKSSMQYF, encoded by the coding sequence ATGCCTAAGTCCAAAATTCCTTTGACCGAGCTGGACCGCCGCATCATAAGAATTCTTCAGGATGACCTGCCTTTGGTGGAAGCCCCTTATGAGGTAATTGCCAGAGGCTTGGGCGTATCCCAAGAGGAACTCTTGGAGCGTATACGCAGGATGAAGCAAACAGGGGTATTGCGCCGTTTCGGGGCCACACTTCGTCATCAGAAGGTGGGCTACGTGGCCAATGCCATGAGCGCTTGGGTGGTGCCCCCGGAAAGGCTGGAGGAAGTGGGAAAACTCTTGGCCTCTTATGAACAGGTTACCCATTGTTATGAGAGACCCCCTGGGCCAAATCTGCCTTACAACCTTTACGCCATGATCCACGGGAAAGATCCACAGGATTGTAAGAGAATAGCCCAGGAAGTGGCCCATCTCACAGGCCTGAATGAGTATGTGCTGCTTTTCAGCAACAAGGAGAACAAGAAATCCAGCATGCAATATTTCTGA
- a CDS encoding long-chain fatty acid--CoA ligase: MNLASLLWFTGSKYPRRIALVDEGKRWDYAALLERVKSLAAGMLQRGIRPGDQVAIMLPNCHEFVEAYFATLALGAVATPVNFRFLAQEIRFVLEDSEARALFFHSSYAKRVAEALEGLPGPDVLVRVEKEAEGPGEEFERLLSDVSNIETPFPTREEDPCQLMYTSGTTGAPKGALIPHRAVLWNLINTMYGREDREGEKALIIGPMYHTAALNNHLTIQMALGGTAILIRSFEPELVLRVIQEEKATTISGAPTMFHMLMEHPNANKYDRSSITKCTSGASILPQETRRRLEAFFPGIQGIYDVYGCTEAAPTISILRDQESRKKPGSVGRALPFVEVRIVDEQDREVAPGEVGELVCRGPNVMLGYYRKPDATREVMRGGWLHTGDLARMDEEGYIYIVDRKKDLIISGGENIFPREIEEVLLEHPAIADAAVVGSPDPLWGEVVHAFLVLREGYSLNQEAVVEYCKKRLAGYKKPRRVTFLEQIPRNPSGKTLKTRLREISMEQGKA, translated from the coding sequence GTGAACCTGGCCAGTCTCTTGTGGTTCACCGGCTCCAAGTACCCCCGCCGTATTGCCCTGGTAGATGAGGGAAAAAGATGGGACTACGCTGCGCTTCTGGAGCGGGTCAAAAGCCTGGCCGCTGGAATGCTTCAGAGGGGAATAAGGCCTGGGGATCAAGTAGCCATCATGCTTCCCAACTGCCATGAATTTGTGGAGGCTTATTTTGCCACCCTGGCCTTGGGGGCCGTGGCCACACCGGTGAACTTTCGCTTCTTGGCTCAGGAAATACGCTTTGTATTGGAAGACTCGGAGGCCAGGGCTCTTTTTTTCCATTCATCTTACGCCAAGAGGGTAGCAGAGGCTCTGGAGGGCCTGCCAGGCCCAGATGTGCTTGTAAGAGTAGAAAAGGAGGCAGAGGGTCCAGGTGAGGAGTTTGAAAGGCTTCTTTCAGATGTCAGCAACATCGAGACTCCCTTTCCAACACGGGAAGAAGACCCCTGCCAGCTGATGTACACCTCAGGCACCACGGGTGCTCCCAAGGGGGCCCTCATCCCACACAGAGCAGTTCTTTGGAACCTCATCAACACCATGTACGGCAGGGAAGACCGGGAAGGGGAAAAGGCCTTGATCATAGGCCCCATGTATCATACGGCCGCCCTAAACAACCACCTCACGATCCAGATGGCCCTGGGGGGCACCGCCATCCTAATAAGAAGTTTTGAGCCTGAGCTGGTCCTAAGGGTCATCCAGGAGGAAAAGGCCACCACCATCTCCGGGGCCCCCACCATGTTTCACATGCTCATGGAGCATCCCAATGCCAACAAGTACGATCGAAGCTCCATTACCAAATGCACCTCAGGAGCCTCCATCCTTCCCCAAGAGACCCGCAGGAGGCTTGAGGCCTTTTTCCCTGGGATCCAGGGCATCTATGATGTGTACGGCTGCACGGAAGCAGCTCCCACCATCAGCATCCTCAGAGATCAGGAATCCAGAAAGAAACCTGGTTCTGTGGGCAGGGCCCTGCCATTTGTGGAGGTCAGGATCGTGGATGAGCAGGACCGGGAAGTGGCTCCCGGGGAAGTGGGGGAGCTGGTATGCAGGGGCCCCAACGTGATGCTGGGATATTACCGCAAACCAGATGCCACCCGGGAGGTCATGAGAGGTGGCTGGCTCCACACCGGAGATCTGGCCCGCATGGACGAGGAGGGCTACATCTACATAGTTGATAGGAAAAAAGATCTCATCATAAGCGGAGGGGAGAATATTTTCCCCAGAGAGATAGAGGAGGTGCTCCTGGAGCACCCGGCCATAGCCGATGCTGCGGTGGTGGGCTCTCCAGATCCCCTTTGGGGGGAAGTGGTGCACGCCTTCTTGGTGCTCAGAGAAGGTTACAGCCTGAACCAGGAGGCGGTGGTGGAATACTGCAAGAAGAGATTGGCCGGTTACAAGAAGCCCAGAAGGGTTACTTTTCTGGAACAGATCCCCAGGAATCCCTCTGGGAAGACTCTTAAGACAAGGCTTAGAGAGATCTCCATGGAACAGGGCAAAGCTTGA
- a CDS encoding alcohol dehydrogenase catalytic domain-containing protein, whose protein sequence is MRKQSRAVVLKGPGSLEMKSFPIPVIGEDEGLLEVELVGVCGSDPAIYSGRSTRGPRPYPIILGHEIVGRVVEMGEIARKRRGLELGDRVVLEYAFGCGSCEMCLSGSYTLCDANFTYGSMISCKEPPHLFGGYSDYVYIHPRAMVHKLGEEVSPEVGVLVCAVLGNAIRWLRHKGGVSIGDSVVIIGPGQQGLAGVAVAREAGAEPVVVVGLERDAPRLAMARELGAHLTVNLEKQDPVQEVAEVTDGKMAKVVMDVSGSPGGACLAIALAGKKATVVLPGIYKKEVSLALDQVVFKELRLLGVFSHDFQAVGPAVKMARQGKYPLDRLVSHRFPLEEAERALRLVAGQEPGEMPLKVVLDPRLEAAGFSGQ, encoded by the coding sequence ATGAGAAAGCAATCCAGGGCAGTGGTTCTAAAAGGCCCGGGAAGCTTAGAGATGAAAAGCTTCCCGATCCCTGTAATAGGAGAGGATGAAGGGCTCCTAGAGGTGGAGCTAGTGGGGGTCTGCGGCTCTGATCCCGCAATATACTCGGGCAGATCCACAAGAGGCCCCAGGCCTTATCCCATCATACTGGGCCATGAGATAGTAGGAAGAGTGGTGGAGATGGGTGAGATTGCCAGAAAGCGAAGGGGTCTGGAACTGGGGGACAGGGTTGTGCTGGAATACGCCTTTGGCTGTGGCTCCTGCGAAATGTGTCTTTCTGGCAGTTACACCCTCTGCGATGCGAATTTTACATATGGTTCCATGATCTCATGCAAGGAGCCTCCTCACCTTTTTGGGGGTTACAGCGATTATGTGTACATCCATCCCAGGGCCATGGTGCACAAGCTGGGAGAAGAAGTATCTCCGGAGGTGGGTGTGCTCGTATGTGCTGTGCTGGGCAATGCCATCAGGTGGCTCAGGCACAAGGGAGGAGTCTCCATAGGAGATTCTGTGGTGATCATAGGTCCGGGCCAGCAGGGCTTGGCCGGGGTTGCAGTTGCCAGGGAGGCAGGAGCAGAACCCGTGGTAGTGGTCGGGCTGGAAAGGGATGCCCCAAGGCTGGCCATGGCCAGGGAGCTGGGGGCGCACCTGACGGTCAACCTGGAGAAGCAGGATCCTGTGCAAGAGGTGGCCGAGGTCACAGATGGGAAGATGGCTAAAGTGGTGATGGATGTCTCGGGCAGTCCTGGAGGGGCGTGCCTGGCCATTGCCTTGGCCGGTAAGAAAGCCACGGTGGTCCTGCCTGGGATCTACAAGAAGGAAGTCTCCCTTGCTCTGGACCAGGTAGTATTCAAGGAACTTAGGCTTCTGGGTGTTTTTTCCCACGATTTTCAAGCTGTGGGACCGGCAGTGAAAATGGCCCGCCAGGGGAAGTATCCCCTTGATCGGCTTGTGAGCCACAGGTTTCCCCTTGAAGAGGCCGAACGGGCCCTGAGGTTGGTGGCAGGGCAGGAGCCGGGGGAGATGCCCCTCAAGGTGGTGCTGGACCCCAGGCTTGAGGCCGCTGGTTTCTCAGGCCAGTAG
- a CDS encoding TusE/DsrC/DsvC family sulfur relay protein, giving the protein MESKGLFPKTDGQKHKHPYELDDLGFLVSPESWSWDFVDRFAHEEGIFFITQVHRELIHYAREFFLSRGRSPMPPEYSRQINQSVKRIHELFPKGLMSIHRLAGLPQPKSC; this is encoded by the coding sequence ATGGAAAGCAAGGGGCTCTTTCCCAAAACAGATGGACAAAAGCATAAACACCCCTATGAATTGGACGACTTGGGGTTCTTGGTCTCGCCGGAGAGCTGGTCTTGGGATTTTGTGGATAGGTTCGCCCATGAGGAGGGAATCTTTTTCATCACCCAGGTGCACAGGGAGCTGATACATTATGCCAGGGAGTTCTTCCTTAGCAGAGGCCGCTCTCCCATGCCCCCTGAGTATTCAAGACAAATAAACCAAAGCGTAAAGCGGATACATGAGCTTTTCCCCAAGGGTCTCATGAGCATTCACCGCCTGGCAGGGCTTCCACAACCCAAGAGCTGTTGA
- the hemL gene encoding glutamate-1-semialdehyde 2,1-aminomutase → MQRSTAKSRNLYARALELMPGGVNSPVRAFKAVGGDPLFIERAQGAHLWDADGNTYVDYVGSWGPMILGHRHPEVLEAIEKALSRGSSFGAPTDLEIELAELIVERIPSVEMVRMVSSGTEATMSAIRLARGVTGRDRIVKFEGCYHGHADGLLVKAGSGAITFGVPDSAGVPRAYAELTLTLPFNDVEAFRKAMGECGEEIACVIVEPVAGNVGVIPPQEGFLQALRQETSKAGALLIFDEVITGFRVSRGGAQELYGIMPDLTCLGKIVGGGLPVGAYGGPRHIMEQVAPLGPVYQAGTLSGNPLAMAAGIATLKVLGRPGTYEELEEKGKKLEEAFRDAARQAGVPLRQHRVGSMLGAFFTKEEVWDYASAKTADTARYARFFMEMLSRGVYLAPSQFEAAFVSLAHSNEDLERTQEALEAAMKRL, encoded by the coding sequence ATGCAACGCTCCACAGCCAAATCCAGAAATCTCTATGCAAGAGCCCTGGAGCTGATGCCAGGAGGTGTGAACAGCCCAGTGAGGGCTTTTAAGGCCGTGGGAGGAGACCCCCTTTTTATAGAAAGGGCCCAAGGAGCTCACCTCTGGGATGCGGATGGAAACACCTATGTGGATTATGTGGGTTCCTGGGGGCCCATGATCCTGGGGCACCGACACCCAGAGGTGCTGGAGGCTATTGAGAAAGCTCTGTCCAGGGGAAGCAGTTTTGGAGCTCCCACTGACCTGGAGATAGAGCTGGCAGAGCTCATAGTGGAGAGGATCCCCTCGGTGGAGATGGTGCGGATGGTGAGCTCCGGAACAGAGGCCACCATGTCAGCCATCAGGCTTGCACGAGGGGTAACGGGTAGGGACCGGATCGTGAAGTTTGAAGGATGCTACCATGGGCACGCAGATGGCCTCCTGGTCAAGGCTGGATCCGGGGCTATTACCTTCGGTGTGCCAGACAGCGCTGGGGTTCCAAGGGCCTATGCTGAGTTAACCTTGACCTTGCCTTTCAACGACGTGGAGGCCTTCAGAAAGGCCATGGGCGAGTGTGGGGAGGAAATAGCCTGCGTCATAGTAGAGCCAGTTGCAGGCAATGTGGGGGTCATCCCACCCCAAGAGGGGTTTCTCCAGGCCTTGAGACAGGAGACCAGCAAGGCCGGTGCACTTCTAATATTCGATGAGGTCATAACCGGCTTCAGAGTATCTAGGGGCGGAGCTCAGGAGCTTTACGGGATAATGCCGGATCTGACCTGTTTGGGAAAGATCGTTGGAGGTGGGCTTCCTGTGGGAGCGTATGGGGGACCCAGGCATATCATGGAGCAGGTGGCGCCCCTTGGCCCTGTTTACCAGGCAGGCACCCTCTCGGGTAACCCTCTGGCCATGGCAGCCGGCATAGCAACTCTCAAGGTGCTGGGAAGACCCGGTACTTATGAGGAACTGGAGGAAAAAGGCAAGAAGCTGGAGGAGGCCTTCAGGGATGCGGCCCGCCAGGCAGGAGTTCCCCTTCGACAGCACAGGGTGGGCTCCATGCTGGGAGCGTTTTTCACCAAAGAAGAGGTGTGGGATTACGCATCGGCCAAAACTGCAGATACGGCCAGGTACGCCCGCTTCTTCATGGAAATGCTCTCTCGCGGGGTGTATTTGGCACCATCGCAGTTCGAAGCTGCCTTCGTCTCCCTGGCCCACAGCAATGAGGACCTGGAGAGGACTCAAGAGGCCCTAGAAGCGGCCATGAAGAGACTGTGA